From the Xenorhabdus ishibashii genome, one window contains:
- a CDS encoding tetratricopeptide repeat protein has translation MRKTPRKSLITIFIGLLLLGNPPVFSAPAEDSLPDIGTTAGATLSINQEMAMGDLYIRSIRAQAPLIYDPLLTQYINQLGQKLVTHADSVKTPFHFYLIDNPNINALAFFGGNVVLHSGLFRYSNNESELASVMAHEISHVTQRHLARWIEEQKRTSPLAWTGTLGAILLMIASPQAGLAALSGTLAGVQQGMISFTQSNEQEADRIGIQTLSRAGFDPHGMPDFMQILVDQSRYSSKLPEMLYTHPLPASRLADARNRANQYPTKAVSESQDFLFARVRILTMYSTDQRPYIDQWLKKYSQGTAKEQLAAAYGRAILLSEDKKYAAARAILSPLLDKQPDNVWFIDTMTDIDIGQKQYANAIARLQDALKKLKSNPILQVNLANAYFMDKKYSQASQLLFRYTFNHPDDLNGWILLRKAVGAQGKHNDELAAYAEIMALQGNFNSAIEQLGKASALAKLGSDEQKRYDARIDQLRQLQQSYAQYNK, from the coding sequence ATGAGAAAAACACCCAGAAAATCTTTGATAACGATTTTTATCGGCCTGTTGTTATTGGGAAATCCTCCTGTATTCTCTGCACCGGCTGAAGATTCACTACCGGATATCGGCACCACAGCGGGAGCAACCCTCAGCATCAACCAAGAAATGGCTATGGGTGATTTATATATACGCTCGATAAGGGCCCAAGCTCCTCTAATTTATGATCCGCTGCTAACTCAATATATTAATCAGTTAGGGCAAAAATTAGTCACTCACGCCGATTCAGTCAAAACACCTTTCCATTTCTATCTGATAGATAACCCGAATATTAATGCCCTCGCATTTTTTGGTGGTAATGTTGTTCTTCATTCCGGCCTATTTCGCTATAGTAATAATGAAAGTGAACTGGCATCTGTCATGGCTCATGAGATTTCCCATGTTACACAGCGGCATCTGGCACGATGGATAGAAGAACAAAAACGTACCAGCCCTCTGGCATGGACCGGTACATTGGGTGCTATTTTGCTTATGATAGCCAGTCCACAAGCTGGCCTGGCTGCACTCAGTGGCACACTGGCAGGCGTCCAACAAGGCATGATCAGTTTTACCCAATCGAATGAGCAAGAGGCTGATCGTATTGGAATACAAACGCTCAGTCGGGCGGGATTTGATCCACACGGCATGCCTGATTTTATGCAAATACTCGTAGATCAATCTCGCTATAGCTCCAAGTTACCTGAAATGCTATACACTCACCCATTACCGGCCAGCCGTTTAGCTGACGCCCGTAATCGGGCAAACCAATATCCCACTAAAGCCGTTTCAGAGTCTCAGGATTTTCTGTTCGCCCGTGTCCGTATTTTAACAATGTATTCAACCGATCAACGTCCCTATATTGATCAATGGCTAAAGAAATACAGTCAGGGCACCGCTAAAGAGCAGCTCGCTGCTGCCTATGGACGTGCTATTTTGCTTTCTGAAGATAAAAAGTATGCCGCAGCCAGAGCAATACTCTCTCCATTGCTAGATAAACAACCGGATAACGTTTGGTTTATTGATACCATGACGGATATTGATATCGGGCAAAAACAGTATGCCAACGCCATCGCTCGCTTGCAGGATGCACTCAAGAAACTGAAAAGCAATCCGATATTGCAAGTTAATCTTGCAAATGCCTATTTTATGGATAAAAAATATTCTCAGGCATCACAACTTCTGTTTCGTTATACTTTCAATCACCCTGACGATCTTAACGGCTGGATACTGTTAAGAAAAGCTGTCGGAGCGCAGGGAAAACATAATGATGAACTAGCCGCTTATGCAGAAATCATGGCATTGCAAGGTAATTTTAACTCCGCTATAGAACAACTTGGCAAAGCCAGTGCGTTGGCCAAGTTGGGCAGTGATGAACAAAAGAGATATGATGCCCGTATTGATCAATTGCGCCAACTACAACAAAGTTATGCCCAATATAATAAATAG
- the speG gene encoding spermidine N1-acetyltransferase: MSSGSENPSVNLRPLEREDLPFVHQLDNNASVMRYWFEEPYEAFVELCDLYDKHIHDQSERRFIIESLNSKVGLVELVEIDYVHRRAEFQIIIAPAYQGQGYAAVAVKLAMEYAFAVLNLYKLYLIVDKENTKAIHIYNKLGFYIEGELIDEFFVNGSYHTAIRMCTFQHLYFANKTHEVQTSTSAR; the protein is encoded by the coding sequence ATGTCCAGTGGTTCGGAAAATCCATCGGTAAATTTACGTCCTCTTGAACGGGAAGATCTCCCTTTTGTTCATCAACTTGATAATAACGCTAGTGTCATGCGTTACTGGTTTGAAGAGCCTTATGAAGCCTTCGTTGAATTATGCGACCTCTATGACAAGCATATTCATGACCAAAGCGAGCGCCGTTTTATTATCGAAAGCCTGAATTCCAAAGTTGGATTGGTAGAATTAGTCGAAATAGATTATGTCCACCGCCGTGCAGAGTTCCAGATTATCATCGCGCCAGCCTATCAAGGACAGGGCTACGCAGCGGTAGCGGTCAAACTGGCGATGGAATATGCGTTTGCTGTCTTAAATCTTTACAAGCTGTATCTGATCGTTGATAAAGAGAATACGAAAGCAATTCATATATACAATAAATTGGGATTTTATATTGAAGGTGAATTAATCGATGAATTTTTTGTAAACGGCTCTTATCATACGGCTATCAGAATGTGTACTTTCCAGCACCTCTATTTCGCCAATAAAACCCATGAAGTTCAAACCAGCACATCGGCTCGTTAA
- the purM gene encoding phosphoribosylformylglycinamidine cyclo-ligase, which translates to MTNKTSLSYKDAGVDIDAGNALVNRIKGVVKQTRRPEVMGGLGGFGALCALPQKYREPVLVSGTDGVGTKLRLAMDLKRHDTIGIDLVAMCVNDLVVQGAEPLFFLDYYATGKLDVDTAASVITGIAEGCKQAGCALVGGETAEMPGMYHGEDYDVAGFCVGVVEKSEIIDGSRVQTGDALIALASSGPHSNGYSLIRKILEVSQVDPETTELEGKPLADHLLAPTQIYVKAILELIEKIDVHAIAHLTGGGFWENIPRVLPENMQARINADSWQWPAIFTWLQQAGNVSEHEMYRTFNCGVGMIIALPQSQVEQAISYLTASGENAWQIGTIAELNADEQPVVITK; encoded by the coding sequence GTGACCAACAAAACCTCTCTTAGCTATAAAGATGCTGGTGTCGATATTGATGCTGGTAATGCCTTAGTCAATCGTATCAAAGGTGTCGTAAAACAGACCCGTCGCCCCGAAGTGATGGGAGGATTAGGTGGTTTCGGTGCATTATGTGCCCTGCCACAGAAATATCGCGAACCGGTGTTGGTTTCCGGTACAGATGGCGTTGGTACTAAGCTGCGTCTGGCCATGGACTTGAAGCGTCATGATACTATCGGAATTGATTTGGTTGCCATGTGTGTCAATGATCTGGTTGTGCAAGGCGCCGAGCCTCTTTTCTTCCTTGATTATTATGCTACTGGCAAACTGGATGTTGATACAGCCGCCAGTGTCATCACGGGCATAGCAGAAGGCTGCAAACAAGCAGGCTGTGCATTAGTCGGTGGCGAAACCGCAGAAATGCCCGGCATGTATCACGGTGAAGATTATGATGTCGCGGGTTTTTGCGTTGGTGTTGTTGAAAAATCGGAAATTATTGACGGCAGTCGGGTTCAGACTGGTGATGCCCTGATTGCACTTGCATCCAGCGGACCACACTCCAATGGTTATTCTTTGATCCGTAAAATCCTTGAGGTAAGTCAGGTTGATCCAGAGACTACCGAGCTTGAAGGGAAACCACTTGCAGATCACTTACTTGCCCCAACCCAAATTTACGTCAAAGCCATTCTTGAACTGATTGAAAAAATTGATGTTCATGCGATTGCACATCTGACTGGTGGCGGCTTCTGGGAAAACATTCCGCGTGTTCTGCCAGAAAATATGCAAGCCAGAATTAACGCTGACAGTTGGCAATGGCCGGCAATTTTTACCTGGTTACAGCAAGCCGGTAATGTCAGCGAACACGAAATGTACCGCACATTTAACTGCGGAGTTGGTATGATAATCGCACTTCCTCAATCTCAGGTAGAACAGGCTATTTCGTATCTGACCGCATCAGGCGAAAATGCATGGCAAATCGGTACAATTGCCGAACTTAATGCCGATGAGCAACCTGTCGTTATTACAAAATAA
- the uraA gene encoding uracil permease — translation MTRRTIGVEEKPPLAQTIPLSLQHLFAMFGATVLVPILFKVNPATILLFNGIGTLLYLVICKGRIPAYLGSSFAFISPVLLLLPLGYELALGGFIVCGLLFCLVALLVKVAGREWINVMFPPAAMGAIVAVIGLELAGVAADMAGLRPAAGTEVNITNLTISMVTLGVTILGSVVFRGFMAIIPILIGVLVGYALSFFMGVVDLTPVREAPWFALPTFYTPRFEWFAIMTILPAALVVIAEHVGHLVVTANIVQKDLLKNPGLHRSMFANGFSTMISGFFGSTPNTTYGENIGVMALTRVYSTWVIGGAAVMAILLSCVGKLAAAIQMIPIPVMGGVSLLLYGVIGASGIRVLIDSKVDYSKAQNLILTSIILIIGVSGAKIQIGSAELKGMALATVVGIGLSLFFKLISFIRPEEPYINSSVKSIKHDKKSEVVE, via the coding sequence ATGACTCGTCGAACTATTGGAGTAGAAGAAAAACCTCCTTTGGCACAGACTATTCCTTTAAGTTTGCAACATCTATTTGCCATGTTTGGTGCAACCGTTTTGGTTCCTATTTTATTTAAAGTGAATCCTGCGACAATTTTGTTGTTCAATGGCATTGGAACATTACTGTATTTGGTGATTTGTAAAGGGAGAATTCCGGCTTATTTAGGCTCCAGCTTTGCTTTTATTTCACCGGTATTGTTATTACTGCCTTTAGGATATGAATTGGCATTAGGTGGATTTATTGTCTGCGGGTTGTTGTTTTGTTTGGTTGCCCTGCTTGTAAAAGTTGCAGGAAGGGAATGGATCAATGTGATGTTTCCTCCGGCAGCGATGGGAGCCATTGTTGCCGTGATTGGCCTGGAATTGGCAGGTGTTGCTGCTGATATGGCGGGATTGCGTCCAGCGGCAGGCACTGAGGTTAATATAACCAACCTGACCATATCTATGGTTACGCTGGGCGTGACAATTTTGGGTTCGGTAGTCTTTCGTGGTTTTATGGCGATTATTCCGATTCTGATTGGTGTTTTGGTAGGTTATGCGCTGTCATTTTTCATGGGAGTTGTCGATTTAACACCAGTGCGTGAAGCGCCGTGGTTTGCATTGCCGACGTTCTATACCCCACGTTTTGAATGGTTTGCTATTATGACAATTTTACCTGCGGCGCTGGTGGTTATTGCAGAACACGTTGGGCATTTGGTGGTAACGGCAAATATCGTACAGAAAGATTTATTGAAAAATCCTGGCCTGCATCGCTCAATGTTTGCCAATGGTTTTTCAACGATGATTTCGGGTTTCTTTGGTTCAACACCTAACACGACTTATGGTGAAAATATTGGTGTTATGGCACTTACCCGTGTATACAGCACATGGGTGATTGGTGGTGCTGCGGTGATGGCAATATTACTTTCCTGCGTTGGTAAATTGGCGGCAGCTATCCAAATGATCCCAATCCCAGTGATGGGGGGTGTTTCCCTGTTACTGTATGGTGTGATTGGTGCATCAGGTATTCGAGTTTTGATTGATTCGAAAGTTGATTACAGTAAGGCACAGAACTTGATCCTGACCTCCATTATTTTGATTATTGGTGTCAGCGGAGCGAAAATTCAGATCGGTTCGGCAGAATTGAAGGGTATGGCGCTTGCAACTGTTGTGGGAATTGGTTTAAGTCTGTTTTTTAAATTGATAAGCTTCATCCGACCAGAAGAGCCGTATATCAACTCTTCTGTGAAATCAATTAAACATGATAAGAAGAGTGAAGTGGTAGAATAA
- the purN gene encoding phosphoribosylglycinamide formyltransferase, protein MKKIVVLVSGNGSNLQSIIDACQQNRINGYVAAVFSNNADAYGLQRAEQADIPASFINPKAYADRTNYDIALLKAIDQYAPDLVVLAGYMRILSPEFVQHYYGRLLNIHPSLLPQYPGLHTHRKAIENGDREHGTSVHFVTEELDGGPIILQAKVPIFAGDKEEDVIGRVQTQEHNIYPLVIGWFLDQRLVMEGNNAIMDGKVLPPQGYASE, encoded by the coding sequence ATGAAAAAAATTGTTGTTTTAGTCTCCGGCAATGGCAGCAATCTTCAATCCATCATAGATGCCTGCCAACAAAACCGAATTAATGGCTATGTTGCTGCCGTTTTCAGTAATAATGCCGATGCCTATGGCCTGCAACGTGCTGAACAAGCAGATATTCCTGCCTCTTTTATCAACCCGAAAGCTTATGCGGATCGTACAAATTATGATATCGCCTTACTCAAAGCCATTGACCAATACGCACCCGATTTAGTGGTTTTAGCTGGCTACATGCGGATCTTATCGCCCGAATTTGTCCAGCATTATTATGGACGCCTGCTCAATATTCACCCTTCTCTCTTGCCGCAATATCCAGGCCTACACACCCATCGGAAAGCCATTGAAAACGGTGATAGAGAACATGGTACTTCCGTCCACTTCGTGACTGAAGAATTAGATGGTGGCCCTATTATTTTACAGGCTAAGGTGCCGATTTTTGCGGGAGATAAAGAAGAAGACGTTATCGGACGTGTACAAACCCAAGAACACAATATTTATCCTCTGGTCATCGGCTGGTTTTTAGATCAACGATTGGTTATGGAAGGCAATAATGCAATTATGGATGGCAAAGTTCTGCCTCCACAAGGTTACGCATCGGAATAA
- the arsC gene encoding arsenate reductase (glutaredoxin) (This arsenate reductase requires both glutathione and glutaredoxin to convert arsenate to arsenite, after which the efflux transporter formed by ArsA and ArsB can extrude the arsenite from the cell, providing resistance.), producing the protein MQNFDTRKVIFYHNPRCSKSRETLKLIEELGITPEIIHYLDTPPTTEQLAILLQQLGFKNARQLMRTKEDLYKELNLDNATLSQDTLLQAMVENPKLIERPIVVVGDKARLGRPPEQVKEILL; encoded by the coding sequence ATGCAAAATTTTGATACACGAAAAGTGATTTTTTACCATAATCCTCGCTGTTCAAAGAGCCGTGAAACCCTTAAGCTGATTGAAGAACTCGGTATTACACCGGAAATCATTCACTATCTTGATACACCACCTACAACAGAACAGCTTGCCATACTATTACAACAACTCGGTTTCAAAAATGCCCGCCAATTAATGCGCACTAAAGAAGATCTCTACAAAGAATTAAATCTGGACAACGCCACATTATCCCAAGACACATTGCTCCAGGCGATGGTTGAAAATCCCAAATTGATAGAACGCCCGATCGTTGTTGTCGGTGATAAAGCGCGTTTGGGACGTCCCCCTGAGCAAGTTAAAGAAATTCTGCTGTAA
- the ppx gene encoding exopolyphosphatase: protein MPLKHDIPMPKPQEIATIDLGSNSFHMVIARIVNGALQVIGRLKKRVYLADGLNSKNELSEEAINRGLKCLALFAERLQGFSAGNVCLVGTHSLREATNVQEFLQQAKEVIPYPIEIISGHEEARLIFMGVEHTQPEKGRKLVIDIGGGSTELVIGEDFEPLLIESRRMGCVSFSRQFFPDGTINEHNFHKARLQAAQKLENLVWQFRNKGWDFALGASGTIKAIHELLVELGEKDGLITPERLNMLVKRILKYKNFNALELPGLSNDRKQTFVPGLSILCGIFDALHIQELRLSHGALREGVLYEMEDRFRHQDIRQRTAKSLAEHYNIDREQATRVWSTAKNLYDQWSEQNPKRIHPQLESILLWAAMLHEIGLSINLSGLQRHSAYILQHTDLPGFTQEQQSLLATLVRYHRKAVKVHEHPRFYLFKKKQYLPMLKILRLATLLNNQRQATTTPDTLRLETDHSHWTLYLPKNYLKRNALVLLDLEQEQSYWDDVAGWHLHIEEEST, encoded by the coding sequence ATGCCGTTGAAACACGATATTCCAATGCCCAAACCACAAGAAATTGCCACTATTGATTTGGGTTCCAACAGCTTTCATATGGTAATCGCCCGTATCGTCAATGGCGCATTACAGGTTATTGGGCGTTTAAAGAAACGAGTTTATCTTGCCGATGGTTTAAACAGTAAAAATGAATTAAGCGAGGAAGCCATAAACCGTGGCCTGAAATGCCTTGCTCTATTTGCTGAGCGCTTGCAAGGTTTTTCCGCTGGTAATGTCTGTTTGGTGGGAACGCATAGTTTACGTGAAGCGACCAACGTACAAGAATTTCTACAACAGGCAAAGGAAGTTATCCCCTATCCCATTGAAATTATCTCTGGGCATGAAGAAGCCCGCCTGATTTTCATGGGCGTTGAGCATACACAACCAGAAAAAGGCCGGAAATTGGTGATTGATATTGGCGGTGGCTCGACGGAATTGGTCATTGGTGAAGATTTCGAACCGCTATTGATTGAAAGCCGCCGGATGGGGTGTGTCAGTTTTTCCCGCCAATTCTTTCCAGACGGTACAATCAATGAGCATAATTTTCACAAGGCACGACTCCAGGCGGCGCAAAAATTGGAAAATCTCGTCTGGCAATTTCGAAATAAAGGCTGGGATTTTGCTTTAGGCGCATCAGGAACGATCAAAGCCATACACGAACTTTTGGTCGAACTGGGTGAGAAAGATGGCCTGATTACGCCAGAGCGTCTAAACATGCTGGTGAAACGTATCCTGAAATATAAAAATTTCAATGCACTGGAATTGCCGGGATTATCTAATGACCGTAAACAAACTTTTGTTCCCGGATTATCAATCTTGTGCGGTATTTTTGATGCCTTACATATTCAGGAATTACGCTTGTCTCATGGCGCATTACGGGAAGGTGTACTTTATGAAATGGAAGATCGTTTTCGCCATCAGGATATTCGTCAGCGAACGGCCAAAAGCCTTGCCGAACACTATAATATCGATCGAGAACAGGCAACTCGCGTCTGGAGTACCGCCAAAAACCTTTATGACCAATGGTCAGAGCAAAACCCCAAACGAATACATCCACAACTGGAATCCATTCTACTGTGGGCAGCCATGCTGCATGAAATCGGTCTAAGCATCAATCTGAGTGGATTGCAACGGCATTCAGCTTACATCCTGCAACATACCGATCTACCGGGGTTTACCCAAGAGCAACAATCGTTGCTGGCAACGTTAGTACGTTACCACCGCAAAGCGGTTAAAGTACATGAGCATCCTCGTTTCTATCTGTTTAAGAAAAAACAGTATCTTCCCATGCTTAAGATATTGCGATTAGCAACCTTGTTAAATAATCAACGGCAGGCTACCACAACACCGGATACTTTGCGGCTGGAAACTGATCATAGTCATTGGACGCTCTACTTACCCAAAAACTATTTAAAACGAAATGCGCTTGTGTTGCTCGATCTAGAGCAAGAGCAAAGTTACTGGGATGATGTGGCTGGCTGGCACTTACACATTGAAGAGGAATCGACTTAA
- the hda gene encoding DnaA inactivator Hda encodes MLLNTPSQLSLPLYLPDDETFASFFAGENTSLLAAIKLATSQSHGSYIYFWSRDGGGKSHLLHAACAELSQQGEAVGYVPLDKRAYFVPEVLDGMEHLSLVCIDNIECIAGDQEWEMAIFNLYNRIVEIGRTCLLITGDRPPRQINLTLPDLASRLDWGQIYKLQPLSDDEKIQALQLRAKLRGFELPEDVGRFVLKRLDREMQTLFRTLDELDRASIVAQRKLTIPFVKDILEL; translated from the coding sequence GTGCTTCTGAATACACCGTCGCAGCTTTCATTACCATTATATTTGCCCGATGATGAAACTTTTGCCAGTTTCTTTGCAGGTGAGAATACTTCCTTATTAGCTGCAATAAAATTGGCTACTAGTCAGTCACACGGCAGTTATATCTATTTCTGGTCCCGCGATGGCGGGGGTAAGAGCCATTTGCTTCACGCAGCCTGTGCCGAATTATCCCAACAGGGAGAAGCTGTAGGATATGTGCCACTGGATAAACGCGCTTATTTTGTCCCTGAAGTCCTTGATGGTATGGAGCATTTATCATTAGTATGCATCGATAATATTGAGTGTATTGCAGGTGATCAGGAATGGGAAATGGCTATTTTCAATCTTTACAACCGCATTGTAGAAATTGGCCGAACTTGTCTTTTAATCACCGGTGATCGTCCTCCACGGCAAATTAACCTGACGCTACCGGATTTGGCATCTCGTTTGGATTGGGGGCAAATTTACAAATTACAGCCTCTGTCAGATGATGAGAAAATCCAGGCATTGCAACTACGGGCAAAATTACGGGGTTTCGAATTACCTGAGGATGTGGGGCGTTTTGTATTAAAACGGCTCGATAGGGAAATGCAAACGTTGTTCAGAACCCTGGATGAACTTGATCGAGCTTCCATTGTGGCACAACGCAAACTCACGATCCCGTTTGTAAAAGATATCCTTGAGCTTTGA
- the ppk1 gene encoding polyphosphate kinase 1, producing MSHDRLYTEKELSWLSFNERVLQEAADKSNPLIERMRFLGIYSNNLDEFYKVRFADVKRRILISEEQGSATAARQLLKKIQTKVAKIDQEFDALYNDLLLEMARNQIFLINERQISPNQQIWLRQYFRQHLRPHITPIVINPETNLVEFLKDDYTYLAVEIIHGQETQYALLEIPSDKVPRFVNLPPEMPKKRKSMILLDNILRYTLDEIFKGFFDYDTLNVYSMKMTRDSEYDLATEMESSLLELMSSTLKQRLTAEPVRFAYQRDMPDEMVELLRSKLGLSNDDSVIAGGRYHNFKDFIKFPNEGNRNLQNKPVPRLRHTWFEHFRNGFDAIRERDVLLYYPYHTFEHVLELLRQASFDPSVLSIKINIYRVAKDSRIIDSMIHAAYNGKKVTVVVELQARFDEEANIHWAKRLTEAGVHVIFSAPGLKIHAKLFIISRLEGEEIIRYAHIGTGNFNEKTARLYTDYSLLTAKPEVTNEVRRVFNFIENPYRPVTFDNLMVSPQNSRAMLNRLITQEIENAQAGELAGITLKINNLVDRELVDRLYDASEAGVKIRILVRGMCSLVPNQPGFSENIQVTSIVDRFLEHDRVYVFTNKGNEKIFLSSADWMTRNIDYRIEVAVCLLDPRLKQQVMDILELQFSDTVKARYIDKELGNRYVPRGNKRKIRAQLAVYDYLKNLEQPEPRA from the coding sequence ATGTCCCACGATCGTCTTTATACCGAGAAAGAACTCAGTTGGCTCTCTTTCAACGAACGTGTACTTCAGGAAGCGGCTGACAAAAGTAACCCGTTGATTGAAAGAATGAGGTTTTTAGGGATCTACTCCAATAATTTAGATGAGTTTTATAAAGTACGCTTTGCCGATGTAAAGCGGCGCATTCTTATCAGTGAAGAACAAGGCTCAGCCACTGCTGCCCGCCAATTGTTGAAAAAGATCCAAACTAAGGTTGCTAAAATCGATCAAGAGTTTGATGCCCTCTATAACGATTTACTGCTGGAAATGGCTCGTAACCAGATTTTTTTGATCAATGAACGGCAGATATCCCCAAATCAACAAATCTGGTTGCGGCAATATTTTCGCCAGCATTTGCGACCACATATCACGCCAATCGTCATCAACCCAGAAACTAATTTAGTTGAGTTTCTTAAAGATGATTACACCTATTTGGCCGTTGAAATTATTCATGGGCAAGAAACGCAATACGCTTTATTGGAAATTCCATCAGATAAAGTCCCACGTTTCGTCAATTTGCCTCCAGAAATGCCCAAAAAACGCAAGTCAATGATATTACTTGATAATATTCTGCGTTACACGCTGGATGAAATTTTCAAAGGATTTTTCGATTACGATACTTTGAACGTTTATTCGATGAAAATGACCCGTGATTCCGAATATGATCTGGCAACAGAGATGGAATCCAGCCTGCTGGAACTGATGTCTTCCACGCTAAAACAGAGACTGACGGCAGAGCCTGTACGGTTTGCCTACCAGCGTGATATGCCTGATGAAATGGTAGAACTACTGCGTAGCAAGCTGGGATTATCCAATGATGACTCGGTGATTGCAGGTGGCCGTTATCATAACTTTAAAGATTTCATCAAATTTCCCAATGAAGGAAATCGAAATCTCCAGAATAAACCCGTGCCGCGCCTGCGCCATACTTGGTTCGAGCATTTCCGCAACGGATTCGACGCTATCCGTGAAAGGGATGTTCTGCTTTATTATCCTTACCACACATTCGAACATGTGCTGGAACTGCTGCGTCAGGCTTCTTTCGATCCCAGTGTTCTTTCGATCAAGATCAATATCTATCGCGTCGCAAAAGATTCACGCATTATTGATTCCATGATCCATGCCGCATACAACGGCAAAAAAGTGACCGTCGTGGTGGAGTTACAGGCACGCTTTGACGAAGAAGCTAATATTCATTGGGCAAAACGCCTTACTGAAGCCGGTGTACATGTTATTTTCTCCGCTCCTGGTCTGAAAATTCACGCAAAACTATTCATTATTTCGCGCCTGGAAGGGGAAGAAATTATCCGTTATGCCCATATTGGTACAGGAAATTTTAACGAAAAAACAGCGCGGCTCTATACCGACTATTCTCTGCTGACCGCTAAACCTGAAGTGACCAATGAGGTTCGTCGGGTATTTAATTTCATTGAAAACCCTTATCGGCCTGTCACATTTGATAATTTAATGGTATCTCCCCAAAACTCGCGGGCGATGCTCAATCGACTGATTACTCAGGAAATCGAAAATGCACAAGCCGGTGAACTGGCAGGTATCACCCTGAAAATCAATAACCTTGTAGACAGGGAGTTGGTAGATCGCCTGTATGACGCCTCTGAAGCGGGCGTCAAAATCCGCATTCTTGTACGAGGTATGTGCTCTTTGGTTCCTAATCAACCCGGTTTTAGTGAAAACATTCAAGTCACCAGTATTGTGGATCGTTTTCTGGAACACGATCGCGTTTATGTTTTCACCAACAAAGGCAACGAAAAAATTTTCCTTTCTTCGGCCGATTGGATGACCCGTAACATTGACTATCGCATTGAGGTCGCAGTTTGTCTGCTCGACCCCAGATTAAAACAACAAGTGATGGATATCCTTGAACTGCAATTCAGTGATACCGTAAAAGCACGCTATATTGATAAAGAATTGGGCAATCGCTATGTTCCGCGAGGAAATAAACGTAAAATCCGCGCGCAGCTTGCTGTTTATGATTATCTGAAAAACCTTGAACAACCAGAACCAAGAGCCTGA
- the upp gene encoding uracil phosphoribosyltransferase, whose amino-acid sequence MKIVEVKHPLVKHKLGLMRDHDISTKRFRELASEVGSLLTYEATADLEVEKVTINGWCGPVEIDQIKGKKITVVPILRAGLGMMDGVLENIPSARISVVGVYRDEETLEPVPYFQKLVSDINERMALVVDPMLATGGSMIATIDLLKKAGCPVIKVLVLVAAPEGVAALEKAHPDVELYTASIDKCLNEHGYIVPGLGDAGDKIFGTK is encoded by the coding sequence ATGAAAATCGTTGAGGTTAAACACCCGCTAGTTAAACATAAACTTGGCTTGATGCGAGATCATGATATAAGCACAAAACGCTTCCGTGAACTGGCATCAGAGGTGGGAAGTCTTCTGACATATGAAGCAACTGCTGATTTGGAAGTTGAGAAAGTGACCATTAACGGGTGGTGTGGTCCGGTAGAAATAGACCAAATAAAAGGGAAAAAGATTACGGTAGTCCCTATCCTGCGTGCGGGCTTAGGGATGATGGATGGCGTACTGGAAAATATCCCCAGTGCACGGATCAGTGTTGTGGGTGTATATCGTGATGAAGAAACGCTTGAGCCAGTACCTTATTTTCAAAAATTAGTTTCTGATATTAATGAACGTATGGCATTGGTTGTCGATCCTATGCTGGCAACTGGTGGCTCAATGATTGCTACCATTGATTTGCTGAAAAAAGCGGGATGCCCTGTCATTAAGGTATTGGTTTTGGTTGCTGCACCGGAAGGGGTCGCTGCACTGGAGAAAGCTCATCCTGATGTTGAATTGTATACTGCGTCGATTGATAAATGTCTTAATGAACATGGATACATCGTCCCTGGTTTAGGGGATGCAGGTGATAAAATATTTGGCACAAAATAA
- a CDS encoding YfgG family protein — MKKKKKTVQIIKLVLFISFFIFFGRFIYAFMAALEHHQQTQQQSVTPLTGSKTEYNI; from the coding sequence ATGAAAAAGAAAAAGAAAACTGTTCAAATTATAAAATTGGTACTGTTTATCAGCTTCTTCATTTTCTTTGGACGCTTTATTTATGCATTTATGGCAGCATTGGAACATCACCAGCAAACCCAGCAACAATCGGTGACGCCACTAACTGGTTCGAAAACAGAATATAATATCTAA